Proteins from a single region of Ischnura elegans chromosome 2, ioIscEleg1.1, whole genome shotgun sequence:
- the LOC124153252 gene encoding ctenidin-1-like: MAGGGGYKGGYSGGSGGGWRGGGGYGGGGYGGGGYGGGGWKSGGGGGGYKVISVSSGHGGGGYGGGGGYGGGGGYGGGFGGGFGGGHGGGGYGGGGGKGGGSQLL, encoded by the exons ATGGC CGGTGGGGGCGGTTATAAGGGAGGATACAGCGGGGGCAGCGGCGGCGGATGGCGCGGGGGCGGTGGATACGGAGGCGGTGGATACGGAGGCGGCGGTTACGGAGGCGGCGGCTGGAAGAgcggaggcggcgggggcggaTACAAGGTCATTAGCGTAAGCAGCGGGCACGGAGGCGGCGGTTACGGAGGCGGTGGCGGCTACGGCGGGGGCGGCGGCTACGGGGGCGGTTTCGGTGGCGGATTCGGGGGCGGACACGGCGGAGGCGGATACGGAGGTGGTGGCGGCAAAGGAGGTGGGTCCCAATTACTATAA